Part of the Crossiella cryophila genome, GGGGTCGAAGCCGTTGTCCCCGGCCACCAGCAGTTCCGGCTTGGCCGAGCCCAGTTTCGCCGCCGCCCACGGGGTGATCCCGCTGGGGTGCTCGTTGGAACGCGGCATGCCCACCGGCGTGATGCCAAGGGAGAGCAGCGCGTCCTGGTCCACCTCGCCCAGCACCACCACCCGTTTGGGCGCGGCCGGGATGGTGGTGGTGCCGAGTTTGTGGTTCAGCGTCACCGGAAATCCGGCCCCGGCGCCGGGTGGCGCCGCCTCGGGTGTGCTCGCACAACCCGCCGCAACGACGAGGGCCGCGCTGACGAGCAGCGCGGCCCAGGTCCTGATCGCTGTGCTGGAAAGGCTCACCGGCTCAGTCTGGCATCAGACGGCGGTCTTCTTCACCGCCGCGGACAGCTTCGGCACCATCTTGTCGATGGCGTAGGGGATGCCCAGCGGGGAGGGGGTGCGGATCGAGTAGAACTCGCTCAGGTCGACGACGATGGTGCCGCCCTTGCTGACCACCTTGAGCTTCTTGAACAACGGGTTCTGCTCGACGTCCTGCTGGTGCTGCTTGTTGTCGTTGAAGTAGGTGATCAGCACGTCCTGGTCGAGCAGGTCGTACTTCTCCGCGCTGACCTCGACCGCGAAGGACTCACCAGGCAGCTGCTGGATGGCAGGCGGCAGCACCAGGCCGAACTCGCCGAGCAGCTTGGTCGCGGTGTCCGTGGTGGACTTGAGCACCATGATCGTCCCGGTCTGGCCGGTGACGCCGAAGGCGAACTTCTTGCCGGTCAGCTCCGGGTTGCTCTTCTTGACCCCGGCGATCTTGCCCTCGACCTCGGTGACCAGCTTCTCCGCCTCGGCGCTCTTGCCGACGGCCTTGCCGACCTGGCGGGTGACCTGCTGCCAGGAGTCCTCGGCGGGGCCGGTCTCGTAGGCGGTGGTCGGCACGATGTCGTTGAGCTTCTTCCAGTACTTGTCGAGGTAGTAGTCGTAGTTGGCCAGGATCAGGTCCGGTTCGAGCTTGAGGACCTGCTCGACGTCGAATCCGTTGTCGCCGGCGGTCAGCAGCGTGGGCGCGGCGCCGGTGAGCTTGGCCTTGGTCCACGGCGCGACGCCGTCGCCGATGTTGGTCTTGACCATCGCGATCGGCGTGATGCCAAGGGACAGCAGCACGTCCTGGTCGGTCTCGCCGAGCACCACGACCCGCTTCGGCGCGGACTTGATCGTGGTGGTGCCGAGCTTGTGCGTGATGGTGATGGGGTAACCCGGCGCGGCACCGGCCGACGTGTCCTTCGGGGCGCCGGCGTCACCGCCGCCACCGCACGCGGTCAGGCCCAGCACCAGTGCCGCCCCGGCCGCGACCAGACGAACCATTCGACTCGACGACCTGTGCGTTCGCGTCGACATGCAGATGTCCTTCTTTCCTGGCGACGATTAGGTTAGCCAACCCTAAACGACGAGTTCGGTTCGGCGATCACGGGATGGTCCGCTGGCGGTAACGGAATTACTGCACTTGCCCAGCCCCGTTCCGGCCCAGTGCGGCGGTGAGCGCGGGCCCGAACGCGGCGACCGCGTCCGGGGAGAGCAGCTCGTCGTGGGCGTGCGGCAGCTCCTGGTCCTCGATCCGGCCGGTGGCCAGTGCGGTCCAGTTCGCCGCGCCGGTGCCGGTGGATCCCTTGGCGCTGAACAACACCAGCGGTCCGGTGTAGACCGGGTAGCCGGTCTGCGGCAGCAGCCGGTCGTGTGCGGTCCAGGCCCGGACGAGTGCCTCGGTGGTCTGCTCGTCGGCGCTCAGGCGCAGGCGGTCCCTGATCTGCTCGGCGGAGAGTGGTTCGTCCGCGGGCAGCGCCGGGTCGGCGGGCTGGGCGTCCAGCACCGCGAGCAGGGCGACCTCCTCGCCCTCGGCCTGGAGCAGGCCGGCGATGGCGTGCGCGAGCTGACCGCCGAAGGACCAGCCGAGCAGGTGGTACGGCCCGCTGGGCTGCACGGTCCGGATCCGGCGCAGGTGCTCGCGGGCGAGTGAGTCGAAGCTGGACACCTCCTCGCCGGTCACCACCGGGGACTGCAGGCCGTAGAGCGGCCGGTCCTCGTCCAGGTGCGGCACCAGCGCGGCGTAGGGCCAGGCCAGGCCGAAGCCGGGGTGGATGGCGAACAGCGGCGGCTTCGCGCCCTCGGGGTGCAGGGCCAGTAGCGGGGCCAGTGCCGGGTCGGACCCGTCGGTGGACCCGAGCCGGTCGGCCAGTGCGGCCACGGTCGGGGCGGCCATCACCGCGCCGACCGAGACGCCCTCGATGCCACTGAGGCGGATCCGGCTGACCAGTTGCATGGCCAGCAGTGAGTGGCCGCCCAGCTCGAAGAAGCTGTCGTCGACGCCGACCCTCGGCACGCCGAGCACCTCGGCGAAGACCTGGCACAGCACGGCTTCCCGCTCGGTGCGCGGTCCCCGGCTGGACACCCTGGCGCCCAGGTCGGGGGCTGGCAGCGCGGCCCGGTCGAGCTTGCCGTTGACGGTCAGCGGCAGCGCGTCCACGGTCACGAACGCCGAGGGCACCATGTACCCGGGCAGTCGCTGCCCGGCCCACTCGCGCAGCTCCTCCTCGGTTGCCGCGCCCACCACGTAGGCGACCAGCAGTTTGACGCCCTGCAGGTCGGTGTCGGCGGCGATCACCGCGACCTGCCGGACGCCGGGGTGTTCGGCCAGGGTGGTGTCGATCTCGCCGATCTCCACCCGGTAGCCGCGGATCTTGACCTGGTCGTCGGTGCGGCCCAGGTAGTCGATCGTGCCGTCGGCGCACCAGCGCACCAGGTCGCCGGTGCGGTAGAGCCGGTCGCCGGGCACGCCGAAGGGGTTGGCGATGAAGCGGTCCGCGGTCAGCGCGGCCCGGTCCAGGTAGCCGCGGGCCAGGCCGATCCCGGCGATGTACAGCTCGCCGGCCACGCCGGGCGGGACCGGGCGCAGGTACTCGTCGAGCACGTGCGCGGTGGTGTTGAAGATCGGGCGGCCGACGGTGGGGGTGTCCCGGTCGGTGGTGCCGCCGCCGAGGGTGTTGATGGTGTATTCGGTTGGGCCGTAAAGGTTGTAGCCGAGCACGCCGGGGGTGTCCCGCAGCGTTTCCCACACCTGGTTGGACACGGCCTCGCCGCCGAGCAGCACCAGAACGGGGCGGTGGCCGGGGTTCTGGTTGAGCAGGCCGTTGTCGATGAGCTGCTGGCAGTAGGTCGGCGTCACGTTGATGACGTCGATCCGGTGCTGGTCGCAGTAGGCGGTGAGGGCTTCGGCGTCGCGGCGCAGTTCCTCGTCGCAGACGTGCACCTCGTGGCCCTCGACCAGCCAGAGCAGTTCTTCCCAGGACATGTCGAAGGAGAAGGACACGGTGTGCGCGATGCGCAGCCGCCGTCCGGCCTCGGCCACCACCGGGTCGAAGATCTCGGCGCGGTGGTTGAACTGCATGTTGGTCAGGCCGCGGTAGGGGGTGACCACGCCCTTGGGTTTGCCGGTGGAGCCGGAGGTGTAGATGACGTAGGCCGGGTGCTCCAGGCGATGTGGGTCGGTGCGGTTGAAGCCGAGGCGTTCGGCGTCGGCGAGATCGTTGCCGGACAAGGCATCCAGCTCCGCCGTGGCCGCGTCGAGCAGCACCGTCGGGGCCGGGGACGCGGGCAGGGTGGCGGCGACCTCGGTGGTGCTGACCAGGCAGACGGCCTTGGCGTCGGCGAGCATGAAGGCCAGCCGCTCGGCCGGGTAGTCCAGGTCAAGGGGCAGGTAGGCGGCGCCGGTCTTGAGCACCGCGAACAGGGTGGCCACCATGTCCGCCGAGCGCGGCAGGCCAAGGGCCACCACGGTTTCCGGCCCCGCGCCGCGGCTGATGAGCAGCCGGGCGATCCGGTTGGCGCGCTCGTTCAGCTCGGTGTAGTTCCAGCGGATCTCACCGGGCAGGTCCGGGTTGGCGAGGAGGGCGGGCGCGTCCGGGGTGCGGGCGGCCTGCTGTTCGAGCAGGTCGGCGATGGTGACCGCGGGGATCTCGCGTTCGGTCCGGTTCCAGGCGTCCAGGCGGGCCCCGGCCGCGCCGAGCACGTCCAGTTCGGCCATCCGCACGTCCGGCCGGGCCGCGGCCTGTTCGAGCAGGTCGAGCAGCCGGTCCAGCAGACCGGCCGCGGTGGTCCAGTCGAACAGGTCGGCCGCGTACTCCACGTCCAGGCCCATGCCGTCGGTGTCCGTGCCGTAGTCGCGCAGCACGAAGTCCAGGTCGAACTTGGCGGTCGGCGGGTCGAACCGGCCCTCGGTGAGGGTCAGGCCGGGGAAGACGGCCGAGCCGGTGCCCTGGTTCTGGTAGCCGACCATCACCTGGAACAGCGGGTTGCGGGAGAGCGTCCGGGTCGGGTTGAGCGTTTCGACCAGGCGCTCGAAGGGCACGTCGGCGTGGCTGAGCCCGGCCAGGTCGGTGCGCCGGACCCGGTCCAGCAGCTCGGTGAAGCTGGGGTTGCCGCTGACGTCGGCCCTGATGACCAGGGTGTTGACGAAGAAGCCGATCAGGTCGTTGAGCTGCTCCTCGTCCCGGCCGGCCACCGGGCTGCCCAGCGGGATGTCGGTACCGGCGCCGAGCCGGTGCAGCAGCGCCGCGACCGCGGTCTGGAACAGCATGAACACGGTGGCGTCCTGGGTGCGGGCGAGCTGCCGCAACCGCACCGCCAGGTCCGGGCTGATCTCCCGCTGGATGGTCTCGCCGCGGAAGCTGGCCACCGCGGGCCGGGGCCGGTCGGTGGGCAGGGACAGCTCCTCGGGGATGCCGTCCAGTTCCTGCCGCCAGTAGGTCAACTGCTTGGCCTGCAGGCTCTTCGGGTCACCCGGCGCGCCGAGCAGGGCGCGCTGCCAGAGCGCGTAGTCCGCGTACTGCACCGGCAGCGGGGTCAGCTCCGGGGCGTGGCCTTCGTGCCGGGCGGCGTAGGCGGCGGTGAGGTCCTCGACGAAGGGCCGCAGTGACCACTCGTCGAAGGCGATGTGGTGGAACACGGCCAGCAGCACACAATCGGCCGGGCCGAGGGTGAGCACGGCCAGCCGGACCGGGTGGTCGGCGGCCAGGTCGAAGGGCACCGCGATGGCGGCGGCCACCGCGGCGTCGAGTTCGGCCTCGGCCACCGCGGTCACGGTGACCTCGGGGGTGCTGTCCTCGATGGGCCGGATCCGCTGGTAGGGCAGGCCTTCGTGGGTCTCGATCACCGTGCGCAGGCTCTCGTGCCTGGCCAGCACGTCGGCGAAGGCCGCGCGCAGGGCAGGCAGGTCCAGTTCGCCGTGCAGCCGGACGCCGGTGGGCACGGTGTAGGCCGAGCCGGCGGTGTCCATCTGGTCGAGCAGCCAGAGCCGTTGCTGGGCGAAGGAGAGCGGGATCCGCTCGGGGCGGGCGCCCGCGGTGAGCACGGGCTGGGCGATGGCGGGCGCGCTGTCCAGGGCCTTGGCGGCCAGTTCGGCCACGGTGGGGCAGGTGAACAGGTCCCGGATGGCCAGGTCCACGTCGAGTCCGGTGCGGGCCTTGCCGATCAGCCGGGCGGCCAGCAGCGAGTGCCCGCCCAGGTCGAAGAAGTTGTCCGCCACGCCGACCTTGGGCACGCCGAGCACCTGGGCGAACAGCTCGCACAGGGCTTCCTCGGTGGGGTTGGCCGGTGGCCGTCCGCCGCCCGCGCCGGCCGCGAGGTCGGGGCTGGGCAGGGCACGCCGGTCGAGCTTTCCGTTGGTGGTCAACGGGAGTCGTTCCATGGTGACCAGCGCGGCCGGCACCATGTAGTCGGGCAGCACGGCCTTGAGGTGGTCGCGGACCCTGGCCACCAGGCCGGTGTTGTCGCGGGCCGCGGAGGGGTTGTTGGCGTAGCCGGACAGTGCGGAGTTGCGGGCCCTGGTGGGGGCGTAGGCGTTGAGCAGGATCTCGTCCTGGGCCAGGGTGAACACCGCGTCGTAGCTGCCGTCGGTGGTGTCGGACCAGGTGAGCAGCAGCCGGTGCCCGGACTGGTCGGCCAGCTCGTGCAGCGCCTCGGGTTCGATGCCCACGCCGGTCGCCGGGTTGAGCAGGCTGCGCGCGCCGGTGACCGGGGAACCGGCCTCCAGTGCGCGTTGCGCGGCGACCTCGGCGGTGAGCCGGGCGTTGGGGATGCGGGTGATGCGCAGCGAGTCCGGGCGTTCGGCCAGCCGGGTGGCCAGGTCGAGCGCGCCGTCCCACGGCAGCGACGGACCGTCCACAAGGGACAGTGCGTCCGCGCCTGCCTTGCGCAGCACCACGTCGTAGCGGTGCCGGGACAGCTCGTTGTGCATGTGCCCGCGCTTGATCCGCAGGTCAACGCCCGCGAGGGTGGGCAGGTGGTCGCCGAGGGCGGTGAAGTAGTCCGGGTCGACCAGGAGTTCCTTCTCCAGCAGCACCGCGCGTTCGATCGCCTTGCGCAGCGCGGCGTCCTCGGTGCGTTCGTCGGCGCGGCCGAGCTGGATGGCGGTGTGGAAGGTGCGGGCCAGTCGCAGGTTGCGCACGTCGCCGACGAACAGCGCGCCGCCGGGGGCGAGCAGGTCCAGTGCCTTGCCGATGACCTCGGTGAGGTAGTCGATGTTCGGGAAGTACTGGATCACCGAGTTGATCACGATGGTGTCGAAGTGCCCGGCAGGCAGGCCGTCGGTGTCGTGCGCGGGACGGCAGCTCAGCTCGATCTTGGCGGCCAGTTCCGGGTCGGCTTGCAGGTCGCGGCCGAGTTTGTCGATGACCGGGGCGGCGAAGTCGCAGGCCCAGTAGGACTCGGTGTCCCTGGCCAGGCCGGAGAGCAGCAGGCCGGTGCCGACGCCGATCTCCAGCAGCCGCTTGGGCTTCAGCTCGCGGATGCGGTCCAGGGTGGCGGCCCGCCACTCGCTCATGTCGGTGAACGGGATGGGGTCGCCGTCGTAGCTGCTGTCCCAGCCCGCGTAGTCCTCGTCGAAGACCGCGGTGGGGATCTCGGTGTACTCGTCGCTGTAGATCTGGTTCCACTCGGCGATCTGCTCGGCCTCGACCTCCGAGCGGGCCTCCTCCCCGCTGACCTCGGCGGGCACCAGGTAGCCGAGAAGTCGTTTCACCCCAGGCAGATCGGTGTCGGCGGCGATGACCGCGGCCTGGGCGACCTCGGGGTGCGCGGCCAGGGCGCTCTCCACCTCGCCGATCTCCACCCGGTAGCCGCGGATCTTGACCTGGTCGTCGGTGCGGCCGAGGAAGTCCAGGTTGCCGTCCTGACGTTCCCGGACCAGGTCGCCGGTGCGGTACATGCGTTCGCCGGTGGTGCCGTAGGGGTCGGCGATGAAGCGGTCGGCGGTGAGGCTGGGGC contains:
- a CDS encoding amino acid adenylation domain-containing protein, whose amino-acid sequence is MSASSGQIHLAETPAAAWLAEAFTGTAAPALRLVAGPSDTGPAAVQAAVRAVIEAHEVLRHRGELRWGGTGASVGELKRHTAGLLDADAALAAAWVDRGAERDGLLVVAAHAADVDGEGWAVLVADLRAALAGGTPSTSGTGEYLSALDTLARDPGLADRVEPWLELADRVDELDLDSPWASDGETGGPQLRAERILPLNEVATAEGLRARVLLSLVPQLGATNGLLLDVSESDRDRPGVLGNLRRVFPVLFGPAELSDVDGAGTAAVAATDTAATEFGVAKYLSGSTSATFADLVEAAILLEYGVTDLGDDPEPGLGEPAEEAETRYLLRIGAWFDRNSERVRLTLSWDPAALPELDADTLLTAWGQALRAHEPAAAPAPARALPPGAIEALPLSPLQEGLLFHLMLDGAERDIYVQQAVLHLGGTLDPDRFREAVRLALAKYPNLVAGFATADDAPPVQFIPGEFELPFDYVDLSTQDESAFDDFVAGQRARPFHADRPPLIRFGLATVAPGAHRLVMTSELILLDGWSGGLLLSSLLEFYTDPAAEHARPTTPFRDYLRWLTAQDHEQARAAWRRNLDGLAEPTLLVAGTDSRAVDVTAADEIHLELPADLATRLAHRMRESGITASTLYETAWAMLLGRLTGRDDVVFGASVSGRHPDVAGVETTVGLLFNTVPVRVRLGAADALDTVLRRVQEEQADLFDYPYLGLTDVQALAGIGTLFDTLFVFQNFPRPSKERAFGPDGSLRVLEHEVLDATHYPVTMVVNPGVRTELRVMFHQDVFSRTEIERLLERYLRILTALADTPAASCAAVDVLVGDEPALLRQGWDSTANPVPDITIADMLEQQAARTPEATALVFGQVTHTYAELNERANRIARWLVRHGAGPETVVALGLPRSSDMVAALFAVLKTGAAYLPLDLDYPADRLEFMLTDTVPLCVLSTVDVDPTLPHTEVPHVLLDSAEIAAELDSLPGNDLADAERRGFNRTDAWRLEHPAYVIYTSGSTGKPKGVATPYRGLTNMQFNHRVAIFDPVVEQAGRRLRIAHTVSFSFDMSWEELLWLVEGHEVHVLTEDMRRDALALTAYCDKHAIDVINVTPTYCQQLIDNGLLEENPGHRPVLVLLGGEAVSEQVWSALRDTPGVLGYNLYGPTEYTINTLGGGTEDSATSTVGKAIWNTRAYILDAYLRPVPVGVPGELYISGVGLARGYLKRPSLTADRFIADPYGTTGERMYRTGDLVRERQDGNLDFLGRTDDQVKIRGYRVEIGEVESALAAHPEVAQAAVIAADTDLPGVKRLLGYLVPAEVSGEEARSEVEAEQIAEWNQIYSDEYTEIPTAVFDEDYAGWDSSYDGDPIPFTDMSEWRAATLDRIRELKPKRLLEIGVGTGLLLSGLARDTESYWACDFAAPVIDKLGRDLQADPELAAKIELSCRPAHDTDGLPAGHFDTIVINSVIQYFPNIDYLTEVIGKALDLLAPGGALFVGDVRNLRLARTFHTAIQLGRADERTEDAALRKAIERAVLLEKELLVDPDYFTALGDHLPTLAGVDLRIKRGHMHNELSRHRYDVVLRKAGADALSLVDGPSLPWDGALDLATRLAERPDSLRITRIPNARLTAEVAAQRALEAGSPVTGARSLLNPATGVGIEPEALHELADQSGHRLLLTWSDTTDGSYDAVFTLAQDEILLNAYAPTRARNSALSGYANNPSAARDNTGLVARVRDHLKAVLPDYMVPAALVTMERLPLTTNGKLDRRALPSPDLAAGAGGGRPPANPTEEALCELFAQVLGVPKVGVADNFFDLGGHSLLAARLIGKARTGLDVDLAIRDLFTCPTVAELAAKALDSAPAIAQPVLTAGARPERIPLSFAQQRLWLLDQMDTAGSAYTVPTGVRLHGELDLPALRAAFADVLARHESLRTVIETHEGLPYQRIRPIEDSTPEVTVTAVAEAELDAAVAAAIAVPFDLAADHPVRLAVLTLGPADCVLLAVFHHIAFDEWSLRPFVEDLTAAYAARHEGHAPELTPLPVQYADYALWQRALLGAPGDPKSLQAKQLTYWRQELDGIPEELSLPTDRPRPAVASFRGETIQREISPDLAVRLRQLARTQDATVFMLFQTAVAALLHRLGAGTDIPLGSPVAGRDEEQLNDLIGFFVNTLVIRADVSGNPSFTELLDRVRRTDLAGLSHADVPFERLVETLNPTRTLSRNPLFQVMVGYQNQGTGSAVFPGLTLTEGRFDPPTAKFDLDFVLRDYGTDTDGMGLDVEYAADLFDWTTAAGLLDRLLDLLEQAAARPDVRMAELDVLGAAGARLDAWNRTEREIPAVTIADLLEQQAARTPDAPALLANPDLPGEIRWNYTELNERANRIARLLISRGAGPETVVALGLPRSADMVATLFAVLKTGAAYLPLDLDYPAERLAFMLADAKAVCLVSTTEVAATLPASPAPTVLLDAATAELDALSGNDLADAERLGFNRTDPHRLEHPAYVIYTSGSTGKPKGVVTPYRGLTNMQFNHRAEIFDPVVAEAGRRLRIAHTVSFSFDMSWEELLWLVEGHEVHVCDEELRRDAEALTAYCDQHRIDVINVTPTYCQQLIDNGLLNQNPGHRPVLVLLGGEAVSNQVWETLRDTPGVLGYNLYGPTEYTINTLGGGTTDRDTPTVGRPIFNTTAHVLDEYLRPVPPGVAGELYIAGIGLARGYLDRAALTADRFIANPFGVPGDRLYRTGDLVRWCADGTIDYLGRTDDQVKIRGYRVEIGEIDTTLAEHPGVRQVAVIAADTDLQGVKLLVAYVVGAATEEELREWAGQRLPGYMVPSAFVTVDALPLTVNGKLDRAALPAPDLGARVSSRGPRTEREAVLCQVFAEVLGVPRVGVDDSFFELGGHSLLAMQLVSRIRLSGIEGVSVGAVMAAPTVAALADRLGSTDGSDPALAPLLALHPEGAKPPLFAIHPGFGLAWPYAALVPHLDEDRPLYGLQSPVVTGEEVSSFDSLAREHLRRIRTVQPSGPYHLLGWSFGGQLAHAIAGLLQAEGEEVALLAVLDAQPADPALPADEPLSAEQIRDRLRLSADEQTTEALVRAWTAHDRLLPQTGYPVYTGPLVLFSAKGSTGTGAANWTALATGRIEDQELPHAHDELLSPDAVAAFGPALTAALGRNGAGQVQ
- a CDS encoding iron-siderophore ABC transporter substrate-binding protein, giving the protein MVRLVAAGAALVLGLTACGGGGDAGAPKDTSAGAAPGYPITITHKLGTTTIKSAPKRVVVLGETDQDVLLSLGITPIAMVKTNIGDGVAPWTKAKLTGAAPTLLTAGDNGFDVEQVLKLEPDLILANYDYYLDKYWKKLNDIVPTTAYETGPAEDSWQQVTRQVGKAVGKSAEAEKLVTEVEGKIAGVKKSNPELTGKKFAFGVTGQTGTIMVLKSTTDTATKLLGEFGLVLPPAIQQLPGESFAVEVSAEKYDLLDQDVLITYFNDNKQHQQDVEQNPLFKKLKVVSKGGTIVVDLSEFYSIRTPSPLGIPYAIDKMVPKLSAAVKKTAV